GTTGATAATTAACAAAGTAATGAGTCTCATTGGCGTGCTCCCCTCAATGTATACACCATTGTGTAATCTAGTTTCCACTCCCTGGCTATCGTGCCACAGTCACACGTGTTTGCGAATTGAGGTTATGTTATCTCCCACAACTGCACTAGTTCAAGTCGTGTAAACAAGTCGAGTCCCGAGTGTCCAAACAATGTCAGCAACAGATAATCCTGAAAATAATCAGGCTAAAGGCCtcaagaggaagaaaaaacgCTCAGCAAATCAGATGGCGAAGAAACTCGCCCGAAGACGAGATCCAGGACATGGCAGTGAACTGGACTCAGACAGCTATCAATACATGGTACGAATAATGGAGGTGCTTCGCACAGATTTTTCCACTATGGATGACAAGCTGATGTTCGTCAACAATGTCTTCGAGCAGACGATCGACCACGAGGTGGCTTACGCCAAGAACCAGGTGGGCTCGTTAGTCCTGGACACACTCATGAAATACGCAAGTCTGGAGGTTATCCAGAGGATCAGCGATGCTTTTAGCCCGACATTGAGGCCAATATGCAGTGACAGATTTGCCAGTCACGTCTTGGAGAGGATTATTCAGACCTGTGCAGACAGAGGAAACCGAAAATCCAAGTCTGAGCCACTGAAAGATGAGGTGCCAATTGCAGTGGAGGAAGTGGCAAAGTACAACGATATAACTATCAAGCTTAGCAAGTACATGATAAACAACATTGAGGAGTTTATTGACGACCCGTACGCCAATCATATCCTGAGAACATCAATCCACTGTTTGGGGGGTCTGATAGACAGAgaggatgagaaaaaaaagacagTGATACTGACACAACGAAGGGAAGTCATCCAGAGTTACACAGACTTATTAACAGACGCAGGAAATCGTCTGCTGCGATGGCCCAAGTTCATGGAATTCGGAAAGGAACAATTAACCTCAGGTTTACTTCAAACGTACATTGTAACGTTAAAGGACGTGGATGCAAAGCTGACAcgttcaataattaaaaaaattatttccgaaTGCTTCAACGAAAATTCGGAAGACAGTTTATCCAACATTTTCGACACAGAAAGTTCTCTGAGACTCCTGGAAACCTGTTTAGCCTCTGCAGATATCAAAATGTACggaaaaatcttcaaaatgtTGTTCGCTGGGCACTTGAAGGAATTGTCCTTGATGAAAAGTGCCAACTTCACCGTCCAGAGGCTGATGGATCACTGCCCCACGAAGGAGGACTTTGAGACGATCTTCACTGAGATCTCGGAGTATTTCTCGGATATCCTAGAGAGGCAACACACCGGGGTCTTGTCGAGTCTGGCGAACGCTTGTTTACGACTGCAGGCAAAGCAGGGACCCTTCGTCAGTGTTGTTTCGAAGGAATTGCATTGCGATGAGCCAACGGAACGGCAGCTCTTCCTTGTCCCTTTGGCCTCCAGATTAGTTACCTTTGAGCAGTTGGAGTCTGCAAGAAAGCAGAGCAGGACCATACCTCTGCATCTCCATGGCAGTCTGATCCTCCAAGCCATTCTTCAATTCAACAAGCCCATCAAGATCGTCAACTCCATATTTTCCATAGATGGGAACGAGCTGGCTGCACTCTTCAGCGATCCAAAGGGCAGCAGAATATTGGATGCTTTTATGGATAGTAAATTTGTGGGGGAAAAGAGCAGAGATAAATTAGCCAAACAGCTCAAGGGACACTGGGTCACACTGGCCTGTGGTACACATGGCTCCAGATGTCTCGACAAAATTTGGCAGTACTCCAAGGACAATCAGAAGATTCATATCATGGAGGAGCTCGCTGCAGCTGGGGAGGCTATGAATTCAACGAAAACAGGGAGACTCATCTCCACGAAACTTAATGTTTCTCTGTTTGCACGCAACAGGAAGGAGTGGAGTGAGGCGAGGGGAAAGGAGGAGAAGGCCAAAGCACTTTTTGCCAATATCATTGGGAAGTGAAAGCCCAGTAAGAGTTGATTAATGTCAGGCAGTGCAGTTTTTgaggaatatctccgaatctaagagagataccggattttttgtaatgacatttgttgtagccctcaattttttccataaaaaagttTATGATCAAAATTTCGTTACCTTCCTTAGATTTCAAGATATTCACCAAAACGGGGTCAATCGTCGAAAGTGCGAATTTTCAAGTGTACagctgttgaataaaaaaaattatcaataaaaaactgATCGTTCCAATGAATCTCCTGGACAATGAACAATTActgaattataataaattcccataATGCAGAATTatgtatttcaattattcgtAATTACACGTCGATCTTTGCTTGTTAAATCTGAGATTGAATTGAgtacattttttaatcgattgagCAGTTTCCTAAATGATGTTCACGagctgattaattttttttcttcagttgctTCGTGGTCATTTTGACTTTTATGACTAGACAATATACGATTAATTTTACAGCTTATCATTTACTagacaaattaatgaattttattatttatacatTAAATTGTAGCTATTCAATTGACTAGGATAAAAAGGTAGGTGCAGttattacaaaataataattattggaatAATAACAAAGGTATATCAAcagtattaattattaaattattataattacgtgctctctgtgaaaattgactcGACTCTTATtaaaagattttattttttattcaacatgcACGATTACGATATTAAAACGTCTTTTATCGTTTTATACCTATTAATTAGGACTTCAACTGacgagaaattaattattaattcacgTAGAGATGAAACGTGATaacaatacaattttttcaaacaattatgGCCATTAGAattctctctttctttttttttattttttatttccactgGAAATTCATCGACAGAAATTCCGTGGACGATTGAAACGCGCCAGGATCGTGTAATCTCTCCTGTACAATCACTTCCCCTTGGCAACTGTCGGTGCTGCACTGTCGATCTCACTGGAGCTGTTTCCAGGTCTCGGTGGACTTCGTGATGAGGAACGACTGGGCTCCTGGGTGGGACTGGCTCTGCAGGTGGCGTGATGCCCACCAGTTTCCCAGTCTCGATGTTGGCAGAATGAGCCACAGTATCTGGCTATCCCACACCCTCCGCAGGTCTCCAGGGCCGGTCTTCCACAGTTCCAACAGCTCTGGGGAATCAATCGAAGAAAggacttttttctgaaaaattctacATCTTCGGGCCGCAAATTGAATGGAGTACTCACGGATCCCATGACATTCAGAGTCACCCCCTCCTTCTCGTCCTCGGTGGAGCTGGCGGCCTTGGAGATCGTCTCGGAGGTGCTCTGACCCCCGAGTCGGAGGAAGGACCCCTGTCTCATGGAGCTGTGACCTCGTTGGGCTAGTGGAATGTCCAGGAGATGCTGAACCCTCATTCTCTCGCTCGCCCGGGACTCTGCCACTGCAGCAGCCACTGCTCGTTGTACCTCCACCATTGCAGTACGTTTGACTTCTTGTACTGCTTCTTCTGATCGAAAGAAATCAGGTGAAttgtcagtaatttttttggaagaattatttggagaaatacaagagaaaattaattagtcgtTTTTAATTAAACGTTTTTTTAGAAGGAGATGTTGATGTTTTTATGTTCGTAATTACTGAGAATGTTCACTTGAGTTCGTAATTAGAATGATCATACAATTTACtgcattaaattaataatcataattatcACATGATGGAgatcattttaattaattaataacataATTTTAATGGTAGTGAAGTATTGCCGACTGATATAAATGTAGAAATCTACTCTCTTCACCGAGTCAGACCGATGGAAACAGTAGAATTCCTGCATTATCGACCTGTGGCATGACTGGGGCTTCCCATGGTTTCCTTTAGTATATGGGCTGAGCACTTTCAGACTGAACGCAGAGTACAAATTAGCAATCAGTGTTTTGTTCGACAGTTTGATGATAGCCAAGTACTAAATAGTAACTTATTGTTTATTTACGGCTCCCAAGCTCGAAGTACACTGCTACTTAGTACTTAGAACAACAATAAGTGCCTTGCAGTTGATATTTGGTACTTAAAAGTACCCTAAGTAGTGACCATGTAACTTACcatcagaataaa
This genomic interval from Diachasmimorpha longicaudata isolate KC_UGA_2023 chromosome 4, iyDiaLong2, whole genome shotgun sequence contains the following:
- the LOC135161468 gene encoding nucleolar protein 9, producing MSATDNPENNQAKGLKRKKKRSANQMAKKLARRRDPGHGSELDSDSYQYMVRIMEVLRTDFSTMDDKLMFVNNVFEQTIDHEVAYAKNQVGSLVLDTLMKYASLEVIQRISDAFSPTLRPICSDRFASHVLERIIQTCADRGNRKSKSEPLKDEVPIAVEEVAKYNDITIKLSKYMINNIEEFIDDPYANHILRTSIHCLGGLIDREDEKKKTVILTQRREVIQSYTDLLTDAGNRLLRWPKFMEFGKEQLTSGLLQTYIVTLKDVDAKLTRSIIKKIISECFNENSEDSLSNIFDTESSLRLLETCLASADIKMYGKIFKMLFAGHLKELSLMKSANFTVQRLMDHCPTKEDFETIFTEISEYFSDILERQHTGVLSSLANACLRLQAKQGPFVSVVSKELHCDEPTERQLFLVPLASRLVTFEQLESARKQSRTIPLHLHGSLILQAILQFNKPIKIVNSIFSIDGNELAALFSDPKGSRILDAFMDSKFVGEKSRDKLAKQLKGHWVTLACGTHGSRCLDKIWQYSKDNQKIHIMEELAAAGEAMNSTKTGRLISTKLNVSLFARNRKEWSEARGKEEKAKALFANIIGK